One stretch of Nocardioides perillae DNA includes these proteins:
- a CDS encoding helix-turn-helix domain-containing protein, with product MHDLHRGGDLHARRLDAVRAWTAFVERGDEAEPLVRPEILSSWRRSGTGRALQLAEAPLADERDTAAYFKDSPLQVAVARVEEELRRTAEDGDLVLAITDAETRILWTYGGRVMRRKAETVNFVPGGRWDEASVGTNALCLAATSGAPSMVFSAEHYAPVVHDWVCWAAPVHDPATGERLGVLDLSTTWDRTHPIGLATARVMARLIEQAMPTRPAAPADPAPAAPDPEERPGLVLRLLGRAEATLDGRRLLLNRRQTEILALLALHPEGLSLEQLHALLYGDHAVTLSTLKAEVSHLRHALGGQLTSRPYRLPMPVETDVDRVVALVREGRVGEAVEAYGGDLLPGTDSPALTDLGEYVAVAVREALLADPDPAAVLRYGELAPYDTEVVEVALARLAGRPHPLTPLLRARLAAASR from the coding sequence ATGCACGACCTGCACCGTGGAGGCGACCTGCACGCCCGTCGCCTCGACGCCGTCCGCGCCTGGACCGCCTTCGTCGAGCGCGGCGACGAGGCCGAGCCGCTGGTGCGGCCCGAGATCCTCTCCTCCTGGCGCCGCTCCGGCACCGGCCGGGCGCTCCAGCTCGCCGAGGCGCCGCTGGCCGACGAGCGCGACACCGCGGCGTACTTCAAGGACTCACCGCTGCAGGTCGCCGTCGCCCGCGTCGAGGAGGAGCTGCGCCGCACCGCCGAGGACGGCGACCTCGTGCTCGCGATCACCGACGCCGAGACCCGCATCCTGTGGACCTACGGCGGGCGCGTCATGCGCCGCAAGGCCGAGACGGTCAACTTCGTGCCGGGCGGCCGCTGGGACGAGGCCAGCGTCGGCACCAACGCCCTCTGCCTCGCCGCGACGTCGGGCGCCCCGTCGATGGTCTTCAGCGCCGAGCACTACGCGCCCGTCGTGCACGACTGGGTCTGCTGGGCCGCGCCCGTCCACGACCCCGCCACCGGCGAGCGCCTCGGCGTGCTCGACCTCTCCACCACCTGGGACCGCACCCACCCCATCGGCCTGGCCACCGCCCGCGTCATGGCGCGCCTCATCGAGCAGGCGATGCCGACCCGGCCGGCGGCCCCCGCCGACCCGGCCCCCGCTGCGCCCGACCCGGAGGAGCGCCCCGGCCTCGTGCTGCGCCTCCTGGGCCGCGCCGAGGCCACCCTCGACGGCCGCCGGCTGCTGCTGAACCGCCGCCAGACCGAGATCCTCGCGCTCCTCGCCCTCCACCCCGAGGGCCTCTCGCTCGAGCAGCTCCACGCCCTGCTCTACGGCGACCACGCGGTCACCCTCAGCACGCTGAAGGCCGAGGTCTCCCACCTGCGCCACGCCCTCGGCGGCCAGCTCACCTCCCGCCCCTACCGCCTGCCGATGCCGGTCGAGACCGACGTCGACCGGGTCGTCGCGCTCGTCCGCGAGGGCCGCGTCGGCGAGGCCGTCGAGGCGTACGGCGGCGACCTCCTGCCCGGCACCGACAGCCCCGCCCTCACCGACCTCGGGGAGTACGTCGCCGTCGCCGTCCGCGAGGCCCTCCTCGCCGACCCCGACCCCGCCGCCGTCCTCCGCTACGGCGAGCTCGCGCCCTACGACACCGAAGTGGTCGAGGTGGCCCTCGCCCGCCTCGCCGGCCGCCCCCACCCCCTCACCCCCCTCCTCCGCGCCCGCCTCGCCGCCGCCTCCCGCTGA
- a CDS encoding XdhC family protein, giving the protein MREVLDDLMRWWGAGETVGVGTVVATFQSAPRPPGASMLVGPGGEAVGSVSGGCVEGAVYELAQSVVDSGEPVLERYGVSDDDAFAVGLTCGGILDVFVEKVSRETFPELAEVAADLEAGRPVAVATVVEHPDPALLGRRVLVRPGDEQPLGLGSDRMDDAVRDDALGLLAAGRSETLGYGPDGERRGEGMRVFVWAFAPKPRMLVFGAIDFAAAVARVGAFLGYHVTVCDARPVFATATRFPEADEVVVDWPHRYLAAEAEAGRVDARTVLCVLTHDPKFDVPLLEVALRLPDVAYVGAMGSRRTHDDRLARLRDVGITDDELARLSSPIGLDLGARTPEETAISIAAEIVASRWGGTGERLAERPGRIHHDLALPVEGASLHR; this is encoded by the coding sequence GTGCGTGAGGTCCTCGACGACCTGATGCGGTGGTGGGGGGCCGGCGAGACGGTCGGCGTCGGCACCGTCGTGGCGACCTTCCAGTCCGCCCCGCGCCCGCCCGGCGCGTCGATGCTGGTCGGCCCCGGCGGCGAGGCGGTCGGGTCGGTGTCGGGCGGCTGCGTCGAGGGCGCGGTCTACGAGCTCGCGCAGTCGGTGGTCGACTCCGGCGAGCCCGTCCTGGAGCGCTACGGCGTCTCCGACGACGACGCCTTCGCCGTCGGCCTGACCTGCGGCGGCATCCTCGACGTCTTCGTCGAGAAGGTCTCCCGCGAGACCTTCCCCGAGCTCGCCGAGGTCGCCGCCGACCTCGAGGCCGGCCGGCCGGTGGCGGTCGCGACCGTCGTGGAGCACCCCGACCCGGCGCTGCTCGGCCGCCGCGTGCTCGTGCGCCCCGGCGACGAGCAGCCGCTCGGCCTGGGCAGCGACCGGATGGACGACGCCGTGCGCGACGACGCGCTCGGCCTGCTCGCCGCGGGCCGCTCGGAGACGCTGGGCTACGGCCCCGACGGCGAGCGCCGCGGCGAGGGGATGCGGGTCTTCGTCTGGGCGTTCGCGCCGAAGCCGCGGATGCTGGTCTTCGGCGCCATCGACTTCGCGGCCGCCGTCGCCCGGGTCGGCGCGTTCTTGGGCTACCACGTCACGGTGTGCGACGCCCGGCCCGTCTTCGCGACCGCGACGCGCTTCCCGGAGGCCGACGAGGTCGTCGTCGACTGGCCCCACCGCTACCTCGCCGCCGAGGCCGAGGCCGGCCGCGTCGACGCCCGCACGGTCCTGTGCGTGCTCACCCACGACCCGAAGTTCGACGTGCCGCTGCTCGAGGTGGCGCTGCGGCTGCCCGACGTCGCCTACGTCGGCGCCATGGGATCGCGGCGCACCCACGACGACCGGCTGGCGCGCCTGCGCGACGTCGGGATCACCGACGACGAGCTGGCGCGGCTCTCCAGCCCGATCGGCCTCGACCTCGGTGCCCGCACCCCCGAGGAGACCGCGATCTCGATCGCCGCCGAGATCGTCGCCTCGCGCTGGGGCGGCACCGGCGAGCGCCTCGCCGAGCGCCCCGGCCGCATCCACCACGACCTCGCCCTCCCCGTCGAGGGGGCCTCGCTGCACCGGTGA
- a CDS encoding AAA family ATPase, whose protein sequence is MGDDRHSGLEPGDVAQVAASLAATGYVCDDDLATVVFLALRMQRPLLLEGEPGTGKTALAEALAETLDLPLVRLQCYEGIDATQALYDWDFPRQVLHLRALEATRGDDGVDVEEAEKSLFDPRFLLARPVLAALQQAPAVLLVDEVDRADDEFEAFLLEVLSTYQVSIPELGTVRAAVPPLVVLTSNRTRELHDALKRRCLYHWIDHPGLEREVEIVRSRAPEVSAELARQVVTTVQRLRGDGGLLKPPGVAETLDWAKALSVLGASELDLATAAATVGALVKYREDGDRVKQALDRMMAV, encoded by the coding sequence ATGGGTGATGACCGCCACAGCGGGCTCGAGCCGGGCGACGTCGCGCAGGTCGCGGCCAGCCTCGCCGCCACGGGCTACGTCTGCGACGACGACCTCGCGACGGTGGTGTTCCTCGCGCTGCGCATGCAGCGCCCGCTGCTGCTCGAGGGCGAGCCCGGCACCGGCAAGACCGCGCTGGCCGAGGCGCTGGCCGAGACCCTCGACCTGCCGCTGGTGCGGCTGCAGTGCTACGAGGGCATCGACGCCACCCAGGCGCTCTACGACTGGGACTTCCCGCGCCAGGTGCTGCACCTGCGCGCCCTCGAGGCCACCCGCGGCGACGACGGCGTCGACGTCGAGGAGGCCGAGAAGTCGCTCTTCGACCCCCGCTTCCTGCTCGCCCGGCCGGTGCTCGCGGCGCTCCAGCAGGCGCCCGCGGTCCTGCTCGTCGACGAGGTGGACCGCGCCGACGACGAGTTCGAGGCGTTCCTGCTCGAGGTGCTCTCGACCTACCAGGTCTCGATCCCCGAGCTCGGCACCGTGCGCGCCGCGGTGCCGCCGCTGGTCGTGCTCACGTCCAACCGCACCCGCGAGCTGCACGACGCGCTCAAGCGCCGCTGCCTCTACCACTGGATCGACCACCCCGGCCTCGAGCGCGAGGTCGAGATCGTCCGCTCCCGCGCGCCCGAGGTGAGCGCCGAGCTGGCGCGGCAGGTCGTCACCACGGTGCAGCGCCTGCGCGGTGACGGCGGCCTGCTCAAGCCGCCGGGCGTGGCCGAGACGCTCGACTGGGCCAAGGCGCTCAGCGTGCTCGGCGCGAGCGAGCTCGACCTGGCCACCGCGGCCGCGACGGTCGGGGCGCTCGTGAAGTACCGCGAGGACGGCGACCGCGTGAAGCAGGCCCTCGACCGGATGATGGCGGTCTAG
- a CDS encoding (2Fe-2S)-binding protein, whose product MTHVTPDVPSRASEQGSRHHMKIELTVDGAKVSDDVEPRMLLVQYLREKLGKTGTVIGCDTSNCGACTVHLDGTSVKSCNVLAVQADGGEVTTIEGLAQGGELHPVQQAFHECHALQCGFCTPGMIMQSIDLLNDNPAPTEQEVREGIEGNLCRCTGYQNIVKAVQRAAGAPSGEGVTL is encoded by the coding sequence GTGACCCACGTCACCCCCGACGTGCCCTCGCGGGCCAGCGAGCAAGGGAGCCGCCACCACATGAAGATCGAACTCACGGTCGACGGAGCGAAGGTCTCCGACGACGTCGAGCCCCGGATGCTGCTCGTGCAGTACCTCCGCGAGAAGCTCGGCAAGACCGGCACCGTGATCGGTTGCGACACGAGCAACTGCGGTGCGTGCACCGTGCACCTCGACGGCACCTCGGTGAAGTCGTGCAACGTGCTGGCCGTGCAGGCCGACGGCGGTGAGGTCACCACGATCGAGGGCCTCGCGCAGGGCGGCGAGCTGCACCCGGTGCAGCAGGCCTTCCACGAGTGCCACGCGCTGCAGTGCGGCTTCTGCACGCCGGGGATGATCATGCAGTCGATCGACCTGCTCAACGACAACCCCGCTCCCACCGAGCAGGAGGTGCGCGAGGGCATCGAGGGCAACCTGTGCCGCTGCACCGGCTACCAGAACATCGTCAAGGCCGTGCAGCGCGCGGCCGGCGCCCCGTCCGGTGAGGGGGTGACCCTGTGA
- a CDS encoding FAD binding domain-containing protein, with translation MIPTEFEYVAPRTVEDVLAALAEHGDEAKLLAGGQSLLPVLRMRLNAPEVVVDLGKVEELRGIRDEGDALVVGAMTTHATVGKNPLIAEHAALVHQAVKHLADRQIRHRGTFGGALAHADPAGDLGAPALALGCEFVVAGPQGRRTVAADDFFTDLFETAVGEGELLVEVRVPKHTGWGAHYEKFVRVAHQWPIVAVAATVKAEGGTISEARVGLTNMGSTPLRARAVEQALVGQPATDEAVRAAAASAAEGTNPPSDLNGDADYRRHLATVLTRRAVLAAAGA, from the coding sequence GTGATCCCCACCGAGTTCGAGTACGTCGCACCCCGCACCGTCGAGGACGTCCTGGCCGCGCTGGCCGAGCACGGCGACGAGGCCAAGCTGCTGGCCGGCGGGCAGAGCCTGCTGCCGGTGCTGCGGATGCGCCTGAACGCCCCGGAGGTCGTCGTCGACCTCGGCAAGGTCGAGGAGCTGCGCGGCATCCGCGACGAGGGCGACGCGCTCGTCGTCGGTGCGATGACGACGCACGCGACCGTCGGCAAGAACCCGCTGATCGCCGAGCACGCCGCCCTGGTGCACCAGGCGGTCAAGCACCTGGCCGACCGCCAGATCCGCCACCGGGGCACCTTCGGTGGGGCGCTCGCCCACGCCGACCCGGCGGGCGACCTGGGCGCCCCGGCCCTCGCCCTCGGCTGCGAGTTCGTCGTCGCGGGGCCGCAGGGGCGTCGTACGGTCGCGGCCGACGACTTCTTCACCGACCTCTTCGAGACCGCGGTCGGCGAGGGCGAGCTGCTCGTCGAGGTGCGGGTGCCGAAGCACACCGGGTGGGGCGCGCACTACGAGAAGTTCGTGCGGGTCGCGCACCAGTGGCCGATCGTCGCGGTCGCCGCGACCGTGAAGGCCGAGGGCGGCACCATCAGCGAGGCCCGGGTGGGCCTGACCAACATGGGGTCGACCCCGCTGCGCGCCCGCGCGGTGGAGCAGGCGCTGGTCGGACAGCCCGCGACCGACGAGGCGGTGCGCGCCGCGGCCGCCTCGGCGGCGGAGGGGACCAACCCGCCCTCCGACCTCAACGGCGACGCCGACTACCGCCGCCACCTCGCGACGGTGCTGACCCGGCGCGCGGTGCTCGCGGCAGCGGGGGCCTGA
- a CDS encoding molybdopterin cofactor-binding domain-containing protein, with the protein MTATQDAPATQPEIGRERRRKEDQRLITGRTRWTDNIVLPGMLHMAMVRSPFAHARITSIDTSAAKASRNVVTVITGADVAEEQGALPNAWPITPDQVTPAHPPVAVDRVTFAGEIVAVVVARTAAEARDAAELVDVEYDELPAALDLKAAAADEVLAHPDLGTNKSALWVFDSAQAGTGGDVEEAIAKARDGGVVIEREYRQQRLIPAFMEPRSVVVDPTGEQITMWSATQIPHILRFLLAAVLGVSESKIRVIAPDVGGGFGGKLQTTPEEFISMVIARRLGKPVKYTETRSESLMAAHHGRDQWQKLTLAAEADGTVTGLKVELLADLGSYVSLVGGGVPVLGAFMFNAIYKFPAYHFACQTVLTNKVWTDAYRGAGRPEATYAIERLMSELAAELGVDPLEIREKNWITHEEFPFTTVAGLEYDSGNYEAATAKAKEMFGYDELRAEQLRRREAGDPVQLGIGISTFTEMCGLAPSRVLGSLDYGAGGWEHASVRMLPTGKVEVITGASAHGQGHETAFSQIVADRLGVPFEDVEVLHGDTQIAHKGLDTYGSRSLVVGGEALVKAADKVIEKAKPIAAHLLEASVDDIEFSAGRFGVRGTDQGLGIAEIALATFAAHNLPDGVEPSLDSDATYDPVNFNYPHGTHLCAMEVDTETGQVSMRKYVCVDDIGNVINPLIVAGQVHGGLAQGIAQALFEEAVHDESGTLVSASFVDYLVPTAADLISFEVDHTTTPSLTNTLGTKGVGEAGTIASTPAVVNAVVDAVRHLGVTDIQMPCTPERVWRAVNGAGRGGSDPTTGDAAPHFGGAEANQHSDAADTADRTDGAGQ; encoded by the coding sequence GTGACCGCGACCCAGGACGCGCCCGCCACCCAGCCCGAGATCGGGCGCGAGCGGCGCCGCAAGGAGGACCAGCGCCTCATCACCGGCCGCACGCGGTGGACCGACAACATCGTGCTGCCCGGCATGCTGCACATGGCGATGGTCCGCAGCCCCTTCGCCCACGCACGGATCACCTCGATCGACACCAGCGCGGCGAAGGCCTCCCGCAACGTCGTCACCGTCATCACCGGCGCCGACGTCGCCGAGGAGCAGGGCGCGCTGCCCAACGCCTGGCCGATCACGCCCGACCAGGTCACGCCGGCGCACCCGCCGGTCGCGGTGGACCGCGTGACCTTCGCCGGCGAGATCGTCGCCGTCGTGGTCGCGCGCACCGCGGCCGAGGCCCGCGACGCCGCCGAGCTCGTCGACGTGGAGTACGACGAGCTGCCGGCCGCGCTCGACCTCAAGGCCGCGGCGGCCGACGAGGTGCTGGCCCACCCCGACCTCGGCACCAACAAGTCGGCGCTGTGGGTCTTCGACTCCGCCCAGGCCGGCACCGGCGGCGACGTCGAGGAGGCCATCGCGAAGGCCCGCGACGGCGGTGTCGTCATCGAGCGGGAGTACCGCCAGCAGCGGCTGATCCCGGCCTTCATGGAGCCGCGCTCGGTCGTGGTCGACCCGACCGGCGAGCAGATCACCATGTGGTCGGCCACCCAGATCCCGCACATCCTGCGCTTCCTGCTCGCGGCGGTGCTCGGGGTGTCGGAGTCGAAGATCCGCGTCATCGCCCCCGACGTGGGCGGCGGCTTCGGCGGCAAGCTGCAGACCACCCCGGAGGAGTTCATCTCCATGGTGATCGCGCGGCGCCTCGGCAAGCCGGTGAAGTACACCGAGACCCGCTCCGAGTCGCTCATGGCCGCCCACCACGGCCGCGACCAGTGGCAGAAGCTGACCCTGGCGGCGGAGGCCGACGGCACCGTCACCGGCCTCAAGGTCGAGCTGCTCGCCGACCTCGGCTCCTACGTCTCCCTCGTCGGCGGCGGCGTGCCGGTGCTCGGCGCGTTCATGTTCAACGCGATCTACAAGTTCCCGGCCTACCACTTCGCCTGCCAGACGGTGCTGACCAACAAGGTGTGGACCGACGCCTACCGCGGCGCCGGGCGCCCGGAGGCGACCTACGCCATCGAGCGGCTGATGAGCGAGCTGGCCGCCGAGCTCGGCGTCGACCCGCTGGAGATCCGCGAGAAGAACTGGATCACGCACGAGGAGTTCCCGTTCACCACGGTGGCGGGGCTGGAGTACGACTCCGGCAACTACGAGGCCGCGACCGCCAAGGCGAAGGAGATGTTCGGCTACGACGAGCTGCGCGCCGAGCAGCTGCGGCGACGCGAGGCGGGCGACCCGGTCCAGCTCGGCATCGGCATCTCGACCTTCACCGAGATGTGCGGCCTGGCGCCCTCGCGGGTGCTCGGCTCGCTCGACTACGGCGCCGGCGGCTGGGAGCACGCGAGCGTGCGGATGCTGCCGACCGGCAAGGTCGAGGTCATCACCGGCGCCTCGGCGCACGGCCAGGGCCACGAGACCGCCTTCAGCCAGATCGTCGCCGACAGGCTCGGCGTGCCCTTCGAGGACGTCGAGGTGCTGCACGGCGACACCCAGATCGCCCACAAGGGCCTCGACACCTACGGCTCGCGCTCGCTGGTCGTCGGCGGCGAGGCGCTGGTCAAGGCGGCCGACAAGGTGATCGAGAAGGCCAAGCCCATCGCGGCCCACCTGCTCGAGGCCTCGGTCGACGACATCGAGTTCTCCGCTGGCCGCTTCGGGGTGCGCGGCACCGACCAGGGCCTCGGCATCGCCGAGATCGCGCTCGCGACCTTCGCCGCGCACAACCTGCCCGACGGCGTCGAGCCCAGCCTCGACTCCGACGCGACCTACGACCCGGTGAACTTCAACTACCCGCACGGCACCCACCTGTGCGCCATGGAGGTGGACACCGAGACCGGTCAGGTCTCGATGCGCAAGTACGTCTGCGTCGACGACATCGGCAACGTCATCAACCCGCTGATCGTCGCGGGCCAGGTGCACGGCGGCCTCGCGCAGGGCATCGCGCAGGCGCTCTTCGAGGAGGCGGTGCACGACGAGTCGGGCACCTTGGTCTCGGCGTCGTTCGTGGACTACCTCGTGCCGACCGCGGCCGACCTCATCAGCTTCGAGGTCGACCACACCACGACGCCGTCGCTGACCAACACGCTCGGGACCAAGGGCGTCGGCGAGGCCGGCACCATCGCCTCGACCCCGGCCGTGGTCAACGCCGTGGTCGACGCGGTGCGCCACCTCGGCGTCACCGACATCCAGATGCCCTGCACGCCCGAGCGCGTGTGGCGCGCCGTCAACGGCGCCGGCCGGGGCGGGTCCGACCCGACCACCGGCGACGCCGCACCCCACTTCGGCGGAGCCGAAGCCAACCAGCACAGCGACGCCGCGGACACCGCGGACCGCACGGACGGAGCAGGTCAGTGA
- a CDS encoding alpha/beta fold hydrolase: protein MPRRHPQSGPAHPVVRRLVAAATTLTAAAALLAGCSSDDEESAGPAASAPSSPAERSATASPSPAADPSPTGSAAGDPAAGAGADPLPPVRRALSLPALMRDDVQGGPIRRTRPLAETERWRSWAVTYTADGATVSGELLVPKGRGPFPGVVLNHGYIEPSVYQLGQGLSREQEWLASNGFAVLHTDYRGHAGSDPASPIAREARLVYARDAIAAVKALQREPQVDAERMAMLGRSMGGGVTYGALVAAPGLVDAAVVFAPVSSWAPDNLRQFSDPGETTALVARFGTPREAPQVWRELSPRTYLDRVTEPVLVLHGTADDTCPPQWSRDTVRAMRRAGVDVELQLYEGEGHAFGPRYEDSMRRTVGFLRDRLRG, encoded by the coding sequence GTGCCGCGCCGTCACCCGCAGTCCGGGCCCGCCCACCCCGTCGTACGCCGGCTGGTCGCGGCCGCGACCACCCTCACCGCCGCGGCGGCGCTGCTGGCCGGGTGCAGCAGCGACGACGAGGAGAGCGCGGGGCCGGCCGCCAGCGCGCCCAGCAGCCCTGCCGAGCGCTCGGCCACCGCGAGCCCCTCCCCAGCCGCTGACCCCTCGCCGACGGGTTCCGCAGCCGGTGATCCCGCGGCCGGTGCCGGCGCCGACCCGCTGCCGCCGGTGCGCCGCGCGCTGTCGCTGCCGGCGCTCATGCGCGACGACGTGCAGGGCGGGCCGATCCGGCGCACGCGGCCGCTGGCCGAGACCGAGCGCTGGCGCAGCTGGGCGGTGACCTACACCGCCGACGGCGCCACGGTCTCCGGCGAGCTGCTGGTGCCGAAGGGCCGCGGCCCGTTCCCGGGCGTCGTGCTCAACCACGGCTACATCGAGCCGTCGGTCTACCAGCTCGGCCAGGGCCTCTCGCGCGAGCAGGAGTGGCTGGCCAGCAACGGCTTCGCGGTGCTCCACACCGACTACCGCGGCCACGCCGGCTCCGACCCGGCCAGCCCGATCGCGCGCGAGGCGCGGCTGGTCTACGCCCGCGACGCCATCGCGGCGGTCAAGGCGCTGCAGCGCGAGCCGCAGGTCGACGCCGAGCGGATGGCGATGCTCGGGCGCTCGATGGGCGGCGGCGTCACCTACGGCGCGCTCGTCGCCGCGCCCGGCCTCGTCGACGCCGCCGTGGTCTTCGCGCCGGTGAGCTCGTGGGCGCCCGACAACCTGCGGCAGTTCTCCGACCCTGGCGAGACCACGGCGCTCGTCGCCCGCTTCGGCACGCCGCGCGAGGCGCCGCAGGTCTGGCGCGAGCTCTCCCCGCGCACCTACCTCGACCGCGTCACCGAGCCGGTCCTCGTGCTGCACGGCACCGCCGACGACACCTGCCCGCCGCAGTGGTCGCGCGACACGGTGCGCGCCATGCGGCGCGCAGGCGTCGACGTCGAGCTGCAGCTCTACGAGGGCGAGGGCCACGCCTTCGGGCCGCGCTACGAGGACTCGATGCGTCGCACCGTCGGCTTCCTGCGCGACCGCCTCCGCGGCTGA
- a CDS encoding VWA domain-containing protein — MHQPDELLLGLCRALRAAGVPVTQDRAHGFLAAVAHVGLGDREAVRRAGRATLCASPDDLERLDLVLDAWFDPGGLPRPRPASVPSRPAYSSLPETDLEEGDGEPGEEHVRAAASATEVLRHRDVAALSAAEKRRLDAMFGTLHPTSPLRRAARHRRWHRGQVDAARTLRASMRRLGEPADLAWRRRAVRPRRVVLLVDVSGSMSSYADALLRLAHRFVVAGPTGPGRAEVFTVGTRLTHLTRALAVRDADRALVAAGAVVPDWSGGTRLGESLQVFLDRWGARGLARGAVVVVMSDGWERGDAALLAEQMARLQRLAHRVVWVNPHRGKAGYEPVQAGVRAALPHVDDFLAGHSLATYAELVEVVARA; from the coding sequence GTGCACCAGCCCGACGAGCTGCTCCTCGGCCTCTGCCGCGCCCTGCGGGCCGCGGGCGTGCCGGTCACCCAGGACCGCGCCCACGGCTTCCTCGCCGCCGTCGCCCACGTCGGGCTCGGCGACCGCGAGGCCGTACGCCGTGCCGGCCGCGCGACCCTGTGCGCGAGCCCCGACGACCTCGAGCGCCTCGACCTGGTGCTCGACGCGTGGTTCGACCCCGGCGGGCTGCCGCGACCGCGACCGGCGAGCGTGCCGTCGCGCCCGGCGTACAGCTCCCTGCCGGAGACCGACCTCGAGGAGGGCGACGGTGAGCCGGGCGAGGAGCACGTGCGCGCCGCTGCCAGCGCGACCGAGGTGCTGCGGCACCGCGACGTCGCGGCGCTGAGCGCGGCGGAGAAGCGGCGCCTCGACGCGATGTTCGGCACGCTGCACCCGACCTCGCCGCTGCGGCGGGCCGCGCGCCACCGCCGCTGGCACCGTGGCCAGGTCGACGCCGCCCGCACGCTGCGCGCCAGCATGCGGCGCCTCGGCGAGCCGGCCGACCTCGCATGGCGCCGCCGCGCGGTGCGGCCGCGGCGCGTCGTGCTGCTGGTCGACGTGTCGGGCTCGATGAGCTCCTACGCCGACGCGCTGCTGCGGCTGGCCCACCGCTTCGTCGTCGCCGGGCCGACCGGACCGGGGCGCGCGGAGGTGTTCACCGTTGGCACCCGCTTGACCCACCTGACCCGCGCGCTGGCGGTGCGCGACGCCGACCGCGCGCTGGTCGCGGCCGGTGCCGTGGTGCCGGACTGGTCCGGCGGCACCCGGCTCGGGGAGTCGCTGCAGGTCTTCCTGGACCGGTGGGGCGCGCGGGGGCTCGCACGGGGTGCGGTGGTGGTCGTGATGAGCGACGGCTGGGAGCGCGGCGACGCGGCGCTGCTGGCCGAGCAGATGGCGCGGCTGCAGCGGCTGGCCCACCGCGTGGTGTGGGTCAACCCGCACCGCGGCAAGGCCGGCTACGAGCCGGTGCAGGCCGGGGTGCGGGCGGCGCTGCCGCACGTCGACGACTTCCTCGCCGGCCACTCGCTGGCGACCTACGCAGAGCTGGTGGAGGTGGTGGCACGTGCGTGA
- a CDS encoding lycopene cyclase domain-containing protein, with protein sequence MEQYEYLVVMGLCLLVTLPLELLLGARVWRRPRRLLLTLLPVVAVYSVWDVVSIQRGLWDYSERFTTGILLPLDMPLEELVFFVVVPICGLLTLEAVGNVLAWLRLLRAGEGLRAATATAYADGVGRWVRPAPARQEVA encoded by the coding sequence GTGGAGCAGTACGAGTACCTCGTGGTGATGGGGCTGTGCCTCCTCGTCACGCTCCCGCTCGAGCTGCTGCTCGGGGCCCGCGTGTGGCGCCGGCCGCGCCGGTTGCTGCTGACCCTGCTGCCCGTCGTCGCGGTCTACTCCGTGTGGGACGTGGTCTCGATCCAGCGCGGGCTGTGGGACTACAGCGAGCGCTTCACCACGGGGATCCTGCTGCCGCTCGACATGCCGCTGGAGGAGCTGGTCTTCTTCGTGGTCGTCCCGATCTGCGGCCTGCTGACCCTCGAGGCGGTCGGCAACGTCCTCGCCTGGCTGCGCCTGCTGCGCGCCGGTGAGGGGCTGCGCGCCGCCACTGCCACGGCGTACGCCGACGGGGTCGGCCGCTGGGTCCGCCCGGCGCCGGCGCGGCAGGAGGTGGCGTAG
- a CDS encoding SRPBCC domain-containing protein yields MQLTHEFTVPASLEVTWAAFDDIASVGECFPGAVVTSVDGDTFSGTVKVKLGPIALVYGGTGTFVEKDRDAGTMTIQAKGKDKRGNGTAGADVVARLVAEGDASTKVTVHTDLAITGKPAQFGRGVMQDVSDKLLGQFVECLAVKVGRSDGEAAGETGAESGARTAADDAGSAPVPAAAAGPDAEAGGGAPAAAPEPGAHRAAAAPSGSGGDDALDLGATVVPILLRTYGKQVAVGLGLVALLAWLRGRRR; encoded by the coding sequence GTGCAGCTGACGCACGAGTTCACGGTCCCTGCCTCGCTGGAGGTGACCTGGGCCGCCTTCGACGACATCGCCTCGGTGGGGGAGTGCTTCCCCGGCGCGGTGGTGACGTCCGTGGACGGCGACACCTTCTCGGGCACCGTCAAGGTCAAGCTCGGGCCCATCGCGCTGGTCTACGGCGGCACCGGCACCTTCGTCGAGAAGGACCGCGACGCCGGCACCATGACGATCCAGGCCAAGGGCAAGGACAAGCGCGGCAACGGCACCGCCGGCGCCGACGTCGTGGCGCGGCTGGTGGCCGAAGGGGACGCCTCGACCAAGGTCACCGTCCACACCGACCTCGCGATCACGGGCAAGCCGGCGCAGTTCGGTCGCGGCGTCATGCAGGACGTCAGCGACAAGCTGCTCGGCCAGTTCGTCGAGTGCCTCGCCGTCAAGGTGGGTCGGTCGGACGGCGAGGCGGCCGGGGAGACGGGTGCGGAGAGCGGGGCCAGGACGGCTGCCGACGACGCGGGGTCCGCCCCGGTGCCGGCGGCCGCGGCCGGTCCGGACGCCGAGGCGGGCGGCGGCGCGCCGGCGGCGGCTCCCGAGCCGGGCGCGCACCGCGCGGCCGCCGCCCCGTCCGGGAGCGGCGGCGACGACGCCCTCGACCTCGGCGCGACGGTGGTGCCGATCCTGCTGCGCACCTACGGCAAGCAGGTCGCGGTCGGACTCGGGCTGGTGGCGCTCCTCGCCTGGCTCCGCGGGAGGCGCCGCTAG